The following coding sequences are from one Arthrobacter sp. 24S4-2 window:
- a CDS encoding extracellular solute-binding protein: MIPKRELRRRDFLGLASVVTIGLMLTSCDSESAKVDTSKSRTGAMDSFGVGDTFKATAPLTFSFLFSDQPTYPYKKDWLLFTTMASDNNVTLDTTVVPFSDYEQKRSLLISSGNAPEIIAKTYPGQESAYVSSGAVLPVSDYVDLMPHFQDKVKKWKLEPEIAGLTQEDGKYYVLPGLHEELWPDYSLAFRKDILEKEGIKEPKTWDEVREVLRSLKKAYPDVVPFSDRFKGDSVLNIAGNAFGTVAGWGLVDGLSFDESKKEFEFGAGSQKFKELVTYFNSLVAEGLMDPESFTQTDDSAIQKFVSGKSFVISANSQNIITYRTSMEQSLGKGNFAVGKITVPGGPDGDIIGGSRLENGIMLNASVKGKDSFVALIQFIDWLFYSDAGQEFSKWGVEGTTFTKENGKRVLAKDINFQGLNPSGTKDLRVDYGFSGGNFAYGGTTDLLQSTFNEEELAFQKAMKSKTPKAVAPPVPFSDADREQATLVLTPLKDHVKQNTLKFITGQRNLSEFDAYVKELDAKGSPSTLSWRTRRTRRTQRRSS, encoded by the coding sequence ATGATCCCCAAACGAGAGCTCCGCAGACGAGACTTTCTCGGCCTTGCGTCCGTTGTCACCATCGGCCTGATGCTGACCAGCTGCGATTCCGAATCCGCCAAAGTGGACACGTCCAAGTCCCGCACCGGGGCCATGGACAGCTTCGGGGTAGGGGACACGTTCAAGGCGACGGCGCCGCTGACGTTCAGCTTCCTCTTCAGCGACCAACCCACGTACCCGTACAAGAAGGACTGGCTGCTGTTCACCACGATGGCCAGCGATAACAACGTCACCCTCGATACCACGGTGGTACCGTTCAGCGACTACGAGCAGAAGCGCAGCCTGCTCATCAGCTCCGGCAACGCCCCGGAGATCATCGCCAAGACCTACCCCGGCCAGGAATCGGCCTACGTGTCCTCCGGCGCCGTGCTGCCGGTCAGCGACTACGTGGACCTGATGCCGCATTTCCAGGACAAGGTCAAGAAATGGAAGCTGGAGCCGGAGATCGCCGGCCTCACCCAGGAGGACGGCAAGTACTACGTGCTGCCGGGCCTGCACGAGGAGCTGTGGCCGGACTACTCGCTGGCGTTCCGCAAAGACATCCTCGAGAAGGAAGGCATTAAGGAGCCCAAGACCTGGGATGAGGTCCGCGAAGTGCTGCGTTCGCTCAAGAAGGCTTATCCCGATGTCGTGCCCTTCTCCGACCGGTTCAAGGGCGACAGCGTGCTCAACATCGCGGGCAACGCCTTCGGTACGGTGGCCGGCTGGGGCTTGGTGGACGGCCTGAGCTTCGACGAGTCCAAGAAGGAATTCGAGTTTGGCGCCGGGTCGCAGAAATTCAAGGAGCTGGTGACTTACTTCAACTCGCTGGTGGCTGAGGGCCTCATGGACCCGGAGAGCTTCACCCAGACGGACGATTCCGCCATCCAGAAGTTCGTCTCCGGCAAGTCGTTTGTGATCAGCGCGAACTCGCAGAACATCATCACCTACCGCACCTCCATGGAACAGTCCCTGGGTAAAGGGAACTTTGCCGTGGGCAAGATTACGGTGCCGGGCGGCCCGGACGGGGACATCATCGGCGGCTCGCGGCTGGAGAACGGCATCATGCTGAACGCGTCCGTGAAGGGCAAGGACAGCTTTGTGGCGCTGATCCAGTTCATCGACTGGCTGTTCTACAGCGACGCAGGACAGGAGTTCTCCAAGTGGGGCGTGGAAGGGACCACGTTCACCAAGGAGAACGGCAAGCGGGTCCTGGCCAAGGACATCAACTTCCAGGGCCTGAACCCGTCCGGCACCAAGGACCTGCGCGTGGATTACGGATTCTCCGGCGGCAACTTTGCCTACGGCGGCACCACGGACCTGCTGCAGTCCACTTTCAACGAGGAAGAACTGGCGTTCCAGAAGGCGATGAAGAGCAAGACGCCCAAGGCCGTGGCGCCACCGGTGCCGTTCAGCGATGCGGACCGCGAACAGGCCACCCTGGTGCTCACCCCGCTGAAGGACCACGTCAAGCAGAACACCCTGAAGTTCATCACCGGCCAGCGGAACCTCAGCGAGTTCGACGCCTACGTCAAGGAGCTCGACGCCAAGGGCAGTCCAAGTACGTTGAGCTGGCGAACAAGGCGTACAAGGCGTACGCAGAGAAGAAGTAGCTAA
- a CDS encoding amidohydrolase family protein — MMCLHDHTSAPQPPADVPRRGILAGAAALAGISVATIAAQLGGASAAHAADRPSGPDYHGSPISPQPLIIEGGTIVDPKTGDAVADGVLVLDGGKVAAVGTRDSTRKAVAAVAGRARVLNAAGRWVLPGLIDVHVHANALADARAILQGGATSVRSGSTSFYQDVALAALPGWAPGVSPRMLPAGLFISPELGDSLLSDPDLAPLATLSGGVKETRDLAYLTRVNLKRGAEVIKTRANPRAGLPEQDPRELVYNYEQLSAVVKAANGAGVLCHAYSAEGIDGAVRAGVRSVEHGVFVTEKTISEMARRGTYFTPTMDAITGMASSANPILAARGKEYTPILQAAVRAAHEAGVTIVAGTDSFGTDVTPIGTEARLLAEAGLSPLEALRSATVHAARLLGWGENAGRLVRGSFADVIVVDADPLADASALEKVTTVVAQGHWSATGSRQRKAGLRACNAARSPAGFFIAPALVRRSIPPAPRPPAPNHAPTPAP; from the coding sequence ATGATGTGCCTTCACGACCACACCTCAGCCCCGCAGCCCCCGGCTGACGTCCCGCGCCGCGGCATCCTGGCCGGTGCCGCCGCCCTCGCCGGCATCTCTGTTGCGACTATCGCCGCCCAGCTCGGCGGGGCTTCGGCGGCGCATGCCGCAGACCGGCCTTCCGGGCCCGACTACCACGGCAGCCCCATCTCCCCCCAGCCCCTGATCATCGAGGGCGGCACCATCGTGGATCCCAAGACCGGAGACGCCGTCGCGGACGGCGTGCTGGTGCTCGACGGCGGCAAAGTCGCCGCCGTCGGTACCCGGGACTCCACGCGGAAGGCGGTGGCCGCCGTCGCCGGCCGTGCGCGTGTGCTCAACGCCGCCGGGCGCTGGGTACTCCCCGGGCTCATCGACGTGCACGTCCACGCCAATGCCTTGGCCGATGCCCGCGCCATCCTGCAGGGCGGCGCCACCAGTGTCAGGAGCGGATCCACCAGCTTCTACCAGGACGTCGCGCTTGCGGCGCTCCCCGGGTGGGCCCCGGGCGTGTCGCCACGCATGCTGCCCGCAGGGCTGTTCATCTCGCCGGAGCTCGGCGACTCCCTCCTGTCAGACCCGGATCTCGCGCCGCTGGCCACCCTGTCCGGGGGCGTCAAGGAGACGAGAGACCTGGCCTACCTGACCCGGGTCAACCTCAAGCGCGGCGCCGAAGTCATCAAGACCCGTGCCAATCCCCGCGCCGGGCTGCCGGAACAGGACCCCCGTGAGCTGGTCTACAACTACGAGCAGCTCTCTGCCGTGGTCAAGGCGGCCAACGGCGCGGGCGTCCTGTGCCACGCCTACAGCGCCGAGGGGATCGACGGCGCTGTCCGCGCCGGGGTGCGCAGCGTCGAGCACGGCGTCTTCGTCACCGAGAAAACCATCTCCGAGATGGCCCGCCGCGGGACCTACTTCACGCCGACTATGGATGCCATCACCGGCATGGCAAGCTCGGCCAATCCGATCCTCGCTGCCCGCGGCAAGGAGTACACGCCGATCCTCCAGGCTGCGGTGCGCGCCGCGCACGAGGCAGGCGTGACGATCGTTGCCGGCACCGACTCCTTCGGTACCGATGTGACCCCCATCGGTACAGAAGCACGCCTGCTCGCCGAGGCCGGGCTCTCGCCGCTGGAGGCCCTGCGGTCCGCGACGGTCCATGCTGCCCGCCTGCTCGGCTGGGGCGAGAACGCCGGCCGGCTGGTCCGCGGTTCCTTCGCCGACGTGATCGTGGTGGACGCCGATCCCCTGGCAGACGCCTCGGCCCTGGAGAAGGTCACCACCGTAGTGGCCCAGGGGCACTGGTCCGCAACGGGCTCTAGGCAACGGAAGGCCGGACTCCGGGCGTGCAACGCCGCCCGGAGTCCGGCCGGCTTCTTTATTGCGCCTGCTCTAGTCCGTCGCTCTATTCCGCCCGCGCCGCGGCCTCCCGCACCGAATCACGCACCGACTCCCGCACCGTGA
- a CDS encoding DUF624 domain-containing protein: protein MEQKKAEYGSGPLFRAATTVYSVMVGDVLLVFSNILLVLAPVLAPVLVSVAGGSALPAAGVLLVAFVPVGPSLVAAAYAFNRLLAGEETGVFRDFVRGYRANFRQALAVWLPYVAVLAAVVVNLLLLPGTPDAGSPALSAARIGLLGLGLLVATAGVTAMLLLSRFTFRTRDLYRLSLYSLGARKRVSLGNAGILFITAFLLTATTAGLMAVIAGLVMFLTCLNSRPLLRFVEGKFTVRESVRDSVREAAARAE from the coding sequence GTGGAACAGAAGAAAGCGGAGTACGGCTCCGGCCCGCTGTTCAGGGCGGCCACCACGGTTTACAGCGTGATGGTGGGCGATGTGCTGCTGGTGTTCAGCAACATCCTGCTGGTGCTGGCTCCCGTGCTGGCTCCGGTGCTGGTCAGCGTTGCCGGCGGTTCTGCCCTGCCGGCCGCCGGCGTCCTGCTCGTGGCGTTCGTGCCGGTGGGCCCGTCCCTGGTGGCCGCGGCATACGCCTTCAACCGGTTGCTGGCCGGTGAGGAAACCGGGGTGTTCCGCGACTTCGTCCGTGGCTACCGGGCCAACTTCCGGCAGGCGCTCGCGGTGTGGCTGCCGTACGTGGCGGTGCTGGCCGCCGTCGTCGTCAATCTTTTGCTTCTTCCCGGAACGCCCGACGCCGGGAGCCCCGCCCTGTCAGCCGCACGGATCGGGCTGCTGGGGCTGGGACTGCTGGTGGCCACTGCCGGTGTCACGGCCATGCTGCTGCTGTCGCGGTTCACCTTCCGGACGCGGGACCTGTACCGGCTGTCGCTGTACAGCCTGGGCGCGCGGAAGCGGGTCTCGCTGGGCAATGCCGGGATCCTGTTCATCACGGCCTTCCTGCTCACGGCCACCACCGCGGGGCTGATGGCTGTGATCGCCGGCTTGGTGATGTTCCTGACCTGCCTGAACTCCCGGCCGCTGCTGCGGTTCGTTGAGGGGAAGTTCACGGTGCGGGAGTCGGTGCGTGATTCGGTGCGGGAGGCCGCGGCGCGGGCGGAATAG
- a CDS encoding sugar ABC transporter permease, which yields MAMRLEAPPEAVAGNPSGKHGRPGKRDKSRKPGNKPGGWKLALKRDWRLYTLLALPLLYFAVFRYLPMAGNVIAFRQFQPGGSIFGEKWVGLKYVTLFINDPSFWQAFQNTIVLGVLTLLFCFPMPIIFALMLNELRSQKFKKFVQTVAYLPHFMSVVIIAGMILQNFSMTGTVNQIASTLFGTTVNFTQDAGWFRPMYISSEVWQTMGWGAILYLAALTRVDESLYEAARIDGANRWQQTWHVTLPAIRPTIITLLILNIGTFMAVGFEKILLIYNPLNYETSDVISTYLYRVGLESSNFSYAAAIGMFESVIGLTLILSANAISKRLAGTSLW from the coding sequence ATGGCAATGCGACTGGAAGCTCCTCCCGAGGCGGTCGCGGGGAACCCGTCCGGCAAACACGGCAGGCCCGGCAAACGCGACAAGTCCCGGAAGCCCGGGAACAAGCCCGGCGGCTGGAAGCTGGCGCTCAAAAGGGACTGGCGTTTGTACACCTTGTTAGCGCTACCACTGCTGTATTTCGCGGTGTTCCGGTACCTGCCCATGGCCGGGAACGTGATCGCGTTCCGGCAGTTCCAGCCTGGCGGCAGCATCTTCGGGGAGAAGTGGGTGGGCCTGAAGTACGTCACCCTGTTCATCAATGATCCGAGCTTCTGGCAGGCGTTCCAGAACACCATCGTCCTGGGCGTGCTGACGCTGCTGTTCTGCTTCCCCATGCCCATCATCTTCGCGCTGATGCTGAACGAACTGCGCTCGCAGAAATTCAAGAAGTTCGTGCAGACCGTGGCGTACCTGCCGCACTTCATGTCGGTGGTGATCATCGCCGGCATGATCCTGCAGAACTTCTCCATGACGGGCACGGTCAACCAGATCGCCAGCACGCTGTTCGGCACCACGGTGAACTTCACCCAGGACGCCGGCTGGTTCCGCCCCATGTACATCAGCTCCGAGGTCTGGCAGACCATGGGCTGGGGCGCCATCCTCTACCTCGCCGCACTGACCCGCGTGGACGAGTCGCTGTATGAGGCGGCACGGATCGACGGTGCAAACCGGTGGCAGCAAACCTGGCACGTGACGCTGCCGGCCATACGGCCCACCATCATCACGCTGCTGATACTGAATATCGGCACGTTCATGGCGGTGGGTTTCGAAAAGATCCTGCTGATCTACAACCCGCTCAACTATGAAACCTCCGATGTCATCTCCACCTACCTGTACCGGGTGGGCCTGGAGTCCAGCAACTTCAGCTACGCGGCCGCGATCGGAATGTTCGAATCCGTCATCGGCCTCACGCTGATCCTCTCCGCGAACGCCATCTCCAAGCGCCTCGCCGGAACGAGCCTGTGGTGA
- a CDS encoding DinB family protein, translating into MSSLPVTFADDVIHQPARAQFDAFLNEHRVALNDCLNGLTEEQARRRLVPSRTTLLGLVKHATFVEKVWFDEAITCRSRGEIGIPSTPDESFILDDSDTIASIQQAHREACEASRLAAASLGLDDLVLGNRRGPLPLRWVYLHMLRELAQHCGHADILREQVLSP; encoded by the coding sequence ATGTCCTCCCTGCCCGTGACTTTCGCCGACGACGTCATCCACCAACCAGCGCGCGCCCAGTTCGACGCTTTCCTGAACGAGCACCGCGTCGCCCTCAACGACTGCCTGAATGGGCTAACCGAGGAACAGGCCCGCCGGCGGTTGGTTCCTTCCCGCACCACCCTGCTGGGCCTGGTAAAGCACGCAACCTTCGTCGAGAAAGTCTGGTTCGACGAGGCCATCACCTGCAGGTCGCGCGGCGAGATCGGCATCCCTTCGACGCCCGACGAGTCCTTCATCCTGGACGACAGCGACACCATCGCCTCCATCCAGCAGGCACACCGCGAGGCCTGCGAAGCGTCCCGACTCGCTGCAGCCTCCTTGGGACTCGACGATCTGGTGCTCGGCAACCGACGCGGCCCGCTGCCGCTGCGCTGGGTCTACCTGCACATGCTGCGGGAGCTGGCTCAACACTGCGGCCACGCGGACATCCTGCGCGAACAGGTCCTCAGCCCGTAG
- a CDS encoding DUF3592 domain-containing protein: protein MTSSDASVNRKPAHPKPVNSKPKMSVGMRANLVVTALVLCLGPVLIGVGSHQINTDAELVQAGERVTGTIVQFDDVSKASERDIKVEFQSTDGSAHFTWATVDHDQHPVVGEEVTVVYRALDPSQATVLGFESDGVFFRGLGIFLTAIFGGIGVFLALRYLLGRRKDRRKRTG from the coding sequence GTGACCTCGTCTGACGCCTCTGTGAACCGCAAGCCTGCCCATCCGAAGCCTGTGAACAGCAAGCCGAAAATGTCAGTGGGAATGCGGGCGAACCTCGTGGTGACCGCGCTGGTCCTCTGCCTCGGACCCGTGCTGATCGGCGTTGGCAGTCACCAGATAAACACCGACGCGGAGCTGGTGCAGGCAGGGGAGCGTGTCACGGGAACGATCGTTCAATTTGATGATGTATCGAAAGCTTCCGAGCGCGACATCAAAGTGGAGTTTCAGTCCACCGACGGATCGGCCCATTTCACCTGGGCAACCGTTGACCATGACCAGCACCCTGTGGTTGGCGAGGAGGTCACGGTGGTTTACCGGGCGCTGGACCCGAGCCAGGCGACTGTACTTGGGTTTGAAAGCGACGGTGTATTTTTTAGGGGACTGGGCATCTTCCTGACGGCCATTTTCGGGGGAATCGGTGTATTCCTTGCCCTTCGCTACCTGCTGGGCCGAAGGAAGGACCGACGGAAGCGAACCGGATAA
- a CDS encoding carbohydrate ABC transporter permease, with translation MEGKLLNRAGFKPAKKETGVLLKDMKESRGMKAFRIFNLVFLLAVVFLTMYPFLNIMAQSFSSEGFINSGQVNLFPRGFNVETYKLILADSTFWNNYGNTVLYTVVATAISMVLTTTFAYAIAKKDLKGRGFFIGIAVFTMFFNGGLIPNYVLISSLGMRDSIWAVVLPNAISVFNLLIMKSFFENMPRELEEAAAIDGLTQYGVLFKVVLPLSKAIVATMVLFYAVANWNSWFQAFLYLDKPGLFPVTIYLRNMIAGVTTAGSAGGTAENVGQIAANIQSVTIVLTVIPILCVYPFVQKYFFSGVMLGSVKE, from the coding sequence ATGGAGGGAAAACTCCTGAACCGGGCCGGTTTCAAGCCAGCCAAGAAAGAAACCGGTGTCCTGTTGAAGGACATGAAGGAATCACGCGGGATGAAGGCCTTCCGGATCTTCAACCTGGTGTTCCTGCTGGCGGTGGTGTTCCTGACGATGTACCCGTTCCTGAACATCATGGCCCAGTCCTTCTCCAGCGAAGGGTTCATCAACTCCGGGCAGGTCAACCTGTTCCCGCGCGGCTTCAACGTGGAGACCTACAAGCTGATCCTGGCGGACTCCACCTTTTGGAACAACTACGGCAACACGGTCCTCTACACGGTGGTGGCTACGGCCATCTCCATGGTCCTGACCACCACGTTCGCCTACGCCATCGCCAAGAAGGACCTCAAGGGCCGCGGCTTCTTCATCGGCATTGCGGTGTTCACCATGTTCTTCAACGGCGGACTGATCCCCAACTACGTGCTGATCAGCTCGCTGGGGATGCGGGACTCCATCTGGGCCGTGGTGCTGCCCAACGCCATCAGCGTCTTCAACCTGCTGATCATGAAGTCCTTCTTCGAGAACATGCCCCGGGAACTGGAGGAAGCCGCCGCCATCGACGGGCTCACCCAGTACGGGGTGCTCTTCAAGGTGGTCCTCCCGCTCAGCAAGGCCATTGTGGCCACGATGGTGCTGTTCTACGCGGTGGCCAACTGGAATTCCTGGTTCCAGGCCTTCCTGTACCTGGACAAGCCCGGGCTGTTCCCGGTGACCATCTACCTGCGCAACATGATCGCCGGCGTTACCACAGCCGGCTCCGCGGGAGGCACCGCGGAAAACGTCGGCCAGATCGCCGCCAACATCCAGTCGGTCACCATCGTCCTCACCGTCATCCCCATTCTGTGCGTCTACCCGTTCGTCCAGAAGTACTTCTTCTCGGGCGTCATGCTCGGTTCCGTCAAGGAATAA
- a CDS encoding VOC family protein, producing the protein MAAIGPDFISLQVRDLERSAWFYEHHLGLTPSKAGPPHAVVFETRPVPFAVRNPLPGTDLDAIGQPGEGVAVWLRATDAQELHDALVASGTTITSAPIDGPFGRTFTFADPDGYRITIHDGA; encoded by the coding sequence ATGGCCGCTATCGGTCCCGATTTCATTTCCCTGCAGGTCCGCGATCTGGAGCGCTCGGCATGGTTCTACGAGCATCATCTGGGGCTGACGCCCTCCAAGGCCGGCCCACCCCACGCCGTCGTTTTCGAAACGCGTCCCGTCCCGTTTGCGGTCCGAAACCCTTTGCCCGGGACTGACCTCGATGCGATCGGCCAGCCCGGCGAAGGAGTTGCCGTCTGGCTAAGAGCCACGGACGCCCAGGAACTCCACGATGCACTTGTTGCTTCCGGCACCACCATTACGTCGGCGCCAATCGACGGGCCTTTCGGCCGGACGTTCACATTCGCCGATCCGGACGGCTATCGGATCACCATCCATGATGGCGCCTAA